Proteins encoded within one genomic window of Brassica rapa cultivar Chiifu-401-42 chromosome A09, CAAS_Brap_v3.01, whole genome shotgun sequence:
- the LOC103839220 gene encoding LOW QUALITY PROTEIN: myosin-6-like (The sequence of the model RefSeq protein was modified relative to this genomic sequence to represent the inferred CDS: deleted 1 base in 1 codon) gives MAGNFSPSVGSCVWVEDRDEAWIDGEVVEVNGEDIKVLCTSGKHVVTKASAVYPKDTEAPASGVDDMTRLAYLHEPGVLQNLHSRYDINEIYTYTGSILIAVNPFRRLPHLYSSHMMAQYKGAALGELSPHPFAVADAAYRQMINDGVSQSILVSGESGAGKTESTKLLMRYLAYMGGRAASEGRSVEQKVLESNPVLEAFGNAKTVRNNNSSRFGKFVEIQFDERGRISGAAIRTYLLERSRVCQLSDPERNYHCFYMLCAAPKEDVQRYKLGEPKTYHYLNQSKCLEVDSINDAEEYHATRRAMDVVGISTEEQDAIFSVVAAILHLGNVEFAKGAETDSSVPKDEKSLFHLKTAAELLSCDEKALEDSLCKRIMVTRDETITKTLDPEAATLSRDALAKVMYSRLFDWLVDKINSSIGQDPDSKYLIGVLDIYGFESFKTNSFEQFCINLTNEKLQQHFNQHVFKMEQEEYKKEEINWSYIEFVDNQDILDLIEKKPGGIIALLDEACMFPRSTHETFAQKLYQTFKNHNRFTKPKLARSDFTICHYAGDVTYQTELFLDKNKDYVIAEHQALLNSSSCSFVASLFPPTSDDSNKSKFSSIGTRFKQQLVSLLEILNTTEPHYIRCIKPNNLLKPGIFENENILQQLRCGGVMEAIRISCAGYPTRKHFDEFLNRFGILAPEVLVKNSDDPAACKKLLEKVGLEGYQIGKTKVFLRAGQMADLDTRRTEVLGRSASIIQRKVRSYLAKKSFILLRNSAKQIQSVCRGYLARNVYEGMRREAAALKIQRDLRMFLARKDYTELCSAAVSVQAGMRGMVARNELCFKRQTKAAIVIQTWCRGYLARLHYRKLKKATITTQCAWRSKVARGELRKLKMAARETGALQEAKNKLEKQVEELTWRLQLEKRIRTDLEEAKKQESAKAQSSLEELELRCKETEALLIKEREAAKKVTEIAPIIKEVPVVDQELMEKITNENEKLKGLVSSLEMKIDETEKKLQETTKISEDRLKQALDAESKLVKLKTAMQRLEEKIIDMEAEKNIMRQHQQTISSTPVRTTLGHPPTTPFKNLENGNQINLESEFNEAEFTTPVAGNAEKSAAERQIMDADALIDCVKDNIGFSNGKPVAAFTIYKCLLHWKCFESEKTNVFDRLIQMIGSAIENEDDNSHLAYWLTSTSALLFLLQKSLKTGGSGAAQSKKPPTATSLFGRMAMSFRSSPASGNLAAAAEAAANAVIRPVEAKYPALLFKQQLAAYVEKMFGMVRDNLKKELSTLLSLCIQAPRTSKGGMLRSGRSFGKDSPATHWQSIIDGLNSLLVTLKENHVPLVLIQKIYSQTFSFINVQLFNSLLLRKECCTFSNGEFVKAGLAELELWCCQAKEYAGPSWEELKQIRQAVGFLVIHQKYRISYDDIAHDLCPGLSVQQLYRICTLYWDDSYNTRSVSQEVISSMRALMTEESNDADSDSFLLDDDSSIPFSIDDISSSMQEKDFVGIKPAEELLEILLLYSCTKKFLKVEKLRFLKLSSSLFFTLGVERRGPS, from the exons ATG GCTGGTAACTTCAGTCCTTCAGTTGGGTCGTGTGTGTGGGTGGAGGACCGTGACGAAGCATGGATCGATGGTGAAGTTGTAGAGGTTAATGGCGAAGATATCAAAGTCCTATGCACTTCAGGGAAACAT GTTGTTACAAAAGCATCTGCTGTTTATCCGAAAGATACGGAAGCGCCAGCATCTGGAGTTGATGACATGACAAGACTTGCTTATTTGCATGAGCCTGGAGTTCTACAGAATTTGCATTCAAGATATGATATTAATGAGATTTAT ACTTATACAGGAAGCATACTGATTGCTGTTAATCCGTTTAGAAGACTTCCACATCTTTATAGTAGCCACATGATGGCGCAGTATAAAGGAGCTGCCTTAGGGGAGCTAAGTCCACATCCATTCGCCGTCGCAGATGCTGCATACAG ACAGATGATTAATGACGGAGTAAGTCAATCTATTCTGGTTAGTGGAGAAAGTGGGGCTGGTAAAACTGAAAGCACAAAGTTGCTGATGAGATATCTTGCTTACATGGGAGGGAGAGCTGCTTCTGAGGGAAGAAGTGTTGAACAAAAAGTGTTGGAG TCAAATCCTGTGTTGGAAGCATTCGGAAATGCAAAGACTGTCAGGAACAATAATTCCAG tcGTTTTGGTAAGTTCGTGGAGATTCAGTTTGACGAAAGGGGAAGGATATCAGGAGCTGCCATAAGAACTTATTTGTTGGAAAGATCACGTGTATGTCAGCTTTCTGATCCTGAAAGAAACTATCACTGTTTCTACATGCTTTGTGCTGCTCCTAAAGAA GATGTGCAGAGATACAAGTTGGGTGAACCAAAAACATACCACTATCTCAATCAATCTAAATGTCTAGAGGTGGATAGTATAAATGATGCTGAGGAATACCATGCCACAAGACGTGCTATGGATGTCGTCGGTATCAGTACTGAAGAGCAG GATGCGATTTTCAGCGTTGTTGCTGCCATTCTCCATCTCGGGAATGTCGAGTTTGCTAAAGGAGCAGAGACTGATTCATCGGTTCCTAAAGATGAAAAATCATTGTTTCATCTGAAAACCGCAGCTGAACTTCTCAG CTGCGATGAAAAGGCACTTGAGGATTCACTATGCAAGCGTATCATGGTAACTCGTGATGAAACCATCACAAAAACTCTTGATCCAGAAGCTGCTACTCTTAGTAGAGATGCTTTGGCTAAAGTCATGTACTCACGGTTGTTTGACTG GCTTGTTGACAAGATTAATAGTTCAATTGGTCAAGATCCTGACTCAAAGTACTTGATTGGTGTTCTTGATATTTATGGATTCGAGAGTTTCAAGACAAACAG TTTTGAGCAATTTTGCATCAATCTGACCAATGAAAAACTTCAGCAGCATTTTAATCAG CATGTCTTTAAAATGGAGCAAGAGGAGTATAAGAAGGAGGAGATCAACTGGAGCTATATAGAGTTCGTAGACAATCAAGATATCTTAGACTTAATAGAAAAG AAACCTGGAGGTATTATTGCTCTGCTAGATGAGGCTTG CATGTTTCCAAGGTCAACACATGAAACTTTTGCTCAGAAGCTATACCAGACATTCAAAAACCACAACCGGTTTACCAAACCGAAATTAGCTCGTAGCGACTTCACAATTTGTCATTACGCTGGTGAT GTCACTTATCAGACAGAACTTTTCTTGGACAAGAACAAAGATTACGTAATTGCCGAGCATCAAGCATTGTTAAATTCTTCTAGTTGTTCCTTTGTAGCAAGTTTGTTCCCACCAACGTCTGACGATTCCAATAAGTCTAAATTCTCATCTATTGGTACCCGTTTCAAG CAACAATTGGTATCATTGCTTGAGATTCTCAATACCACGGAGCCACACTATATTCGCTGTATCAAACCAAACAATCTTCTCAAGCCTGGAATCTTTGAGAACGAAAACATTTTACAGCAACTACGTTGTGGG GGAGTGATGGAGGCAATCAGGATCAGTTGTGCTGGCTATCCTACCAGGAAACATTTCGATGAGTTCTTGAACAGATTTGGCATTCTTGCTCCAGAAGTGTTGGTCAAGAA CTCTGATGACCCTGCTGCTTGCAAGAAGCTTCTGGAGAAAGTTGGACTCGAAGGTTATCAG ATTGGCAAGACAAAGGTTTTTCTGAGGGCTGGACAAATGGCAGACTTGGATACCAGAAGGACTGAGGTCTTGGGAAGATCAGCAAGCATTATCCAGAGAAAAGTCCGGTCTTATCTTGCTAAAAAGAGTTTCATCCTTCTGCGTAATTCTGCTAAGCAGATTCAGTCAGTTTGCAGAG GCTATCTTGCTAGAAATGTATATGAAGGCATGCGCAGGGAAGCTGCTGCTTTAAAGATACAGAGAGACTTGCGCATGTTTCTGGCTAGGAAGGATTACACAGAACTGTGTTCTGCTGCTGTTTCGGTCCAAGCTGGTATGCGTGGTATGGTTGCCCGTAACGAACTATGTTTCAAAAGGCAGACGAAAGCAGCAATAGTAATTCAG ACTTGGTGCCGTGGATACTTGGCCCGGCTGCATTACAGAAAACTAAAGAAAGCAACTATCACGACACAATGTGCATGGAGGTCAAAGGTTGCTCGTGGGGAACTTCGGAAGCTTAAGATG GCTGCTCGAGAAACTGGAGCACTTCAAGAAGCCAAGAACAAGCTAGAGAAGCAAGTTGAAGAGCTGACCTGGAGATTGCAGTTAGAAAAACGGATAAGG ACCGACCTGGAAGAGGCCAAGAAACAAGAAAGTGCAAAAGCGCAGTCTTCTTTGGAGGAATTGGAACTTAGATGCAAAGAAACAGAGGCATTGCTTATCAAAGAGCGTGAAGCTGCAAAGAAAGTTACCGAGATCGCGCCCATTATTAAAGAGGTTCCTGTGGTTGATCAGGAATTAATGGAGAAGATcacaaatgaaaatgaaaagcTAAAG GGACTGGTGAGTTCGCTGGAAATGAAAATCGATGAGACAGAGAAAAAACTTCAAGAGACAACCAAGATTAGCGAGGATAGACTTAAGCAAGCATTGGATGCTGAATCCAAACTAGTGAAGTTGAAAACCGCAATGCAAAG GCTTGAAGAGAAAATCATAGACATGGAAGCTGAGAAAAACATTATGCGTCAGCATCAGCAAACAATCTCAAGCACTCCTGTGAGGACTACTCTAGGACATCCTCCAACAACACCTTTTAAG AATTTGGAAAATGGCAACCAGATAAACTTGGAAAGCGAGTTCAAT GAAGCTGAGTTTACAACACCAGTTGCTGGCAACGCTGAGAAATCTGCTGCAGAACGTCAGATT ATGGATGCCGATGCTCTCATTGACTGTGTAAAAGACAACATCGGTTTCAGCAATGGGAAACCTGTGGCTGCATTTACGATATACAAGTGTCTTCTTCACTGGAAGTGTTTTGAATCTGAGAAGACCAATGTGTTTGATCGTCTGATTCAGATGATTGGTTCTGCCATTGAG AATGAAGATGACAATAGTCACTTGGCGTATTGGTTGACAAGCACATCTGCGCTATTATTTTTGCTTCAAAAAAGTCTTAAAACCGGTGGCAGTGGAGCAGCACAAAGCAAGAAGCCACCTACTGCGACTTCTTTGTTTGGAAGGATGGCCATG AGCTTCCGCTCATCACCAGCTTCAGGCAACCTAGCTGCAGCAGCTGAAGCCGCTGCTAACGCAGTGATCCGTCCAGTGGAGGCGAAGTACCCGGCTCTGCTTTTCAAGCAACAGCTTGCAGCCTATGTTGAGAAAATGTTTGGGATGGTTAGAGATAACTTGAAGAAAGAGTTATCGACTTTACTTTCTCTATGCATTCAG GCGCCAAGAACTTCTAAAGGAGGGATGCTAAGATCTGGTAGGTCCTTTGGAAAAGATTCTCCTGCAACTCACTGGCAAAGCATTATCGATGGTCTCAATTCGCTTCTTGTCACATTGAAAGAAAATcat GTTCCTTTAGTTCTCATCCAGAAGATATACTCTCAAACTTTCTCTTTCATCAACGTACAACTTTTCAACAG CCTTCTTCTGCGGAAAGAGTGCTGTACATTTAGCAATGGAGAGTTTGTCAAAGCCGGGCTTGCTGAGCTAGAGCTATGGTGTTGCCAAGCCAAAGAA TATGCTGGACCGTCTTGGGAAGAACTGAAACAAATTAGACAAGCCGTTGGGTTCCTG GTTATCCACCAAAAGTACAGAATCTCATATGATGATATAGCACACGATCTTTGCCCG GGACTCAGTGTCCAGCAGCTTTACCGTATTTGCACATTATACTGGGACGATAGCTATAACACCAGAAGCGTCTCACAAGAA GTTATATCGAGCATGCGGGCACTCATGACAGAGGAATCCAATGATGCAGACAGTGATTCCTTCTTGTTGGATGATGATTCCAG tATTCCTTTCTCAATCGATGATATTTCAAGTTCGATGCAAGAGAAGGACTTTGTAGGAATCAAACCAGCAGAGGAACTTCTTGAG ATCCTGCTTTTGTATTCTTGCACTAAGAAGTTCCTGAAAGTTGAGAAGCTCAGATTCTTAAAGCTCTCTTCCTCTTTGTTTTTTACTCTTGGGGT
- the LOC117127935 gene encoding B3 domain-containing protein At1g43171-like → MIIGALYPIDTVEPIHPAMIVTKQLTNTDYVHSMVLPREQIESVLAVMDGVTDESLRNGKEVDVYDATEEDEYKVTIKRINDDTKYVFGKGWSTMKYSLDLEEGQELKLYWHRGYKRFIVLNFQYTLLMI, encoded by the coding sequence ATGATCATTGGTGCTTTATATCCTATTGATACTGTCGAACCCATCCATCCTGCTATGATTGTAACAAAACAACTGACAAACACTGATTATGTACACAGTATGGTGTTACCGAGAGAACAAATTGAGTCAGTTCTCGCGGTGATGGATGGTGTTACAGATGAGAGTTTAAGAAACGGTAAGGAAGTGGATGTTTATGATGCAACGGAAGAAGACGAATACAAAGTCACCATAAAGCGTATTAACGACGACACCAAATATGTTTTTGGAAAAGGTTGGAGTACAATGAAGTATTCTTTGGATCTCGAAGAAGGCCAAGAACTGAAGCTCTACTGGCATCGTGGTTACAAGAGATTCATTGTTCTTAATTTTCAGTACACTCTTCTAATGATTTAA
- the LOC103839219 gene encoding protection of telomeres protein 1a, with product MERKKTKSQVKLVKLKDAINLIDQHVNLLGIVRDRKEPKLCRNNAWICTLCIIDDSYERPGLTVNVFSNKREELPNHDGMILFLNIKMKCYGGGNRVNAACNKGVSSFALFKRRTDKEFICYQRTSNFPGEERYKSSMDELAKLFPTSCSLDQNLEFLFLREIKEGKPFNLLCKILLHVFNEEEDMSTIFVWDGTDAPPASIGFKDKSAVSNLSVLSRDTLRSFPTVGTILRLSLSNHLLYGVKPGAWVKLYQLLCVVDKGSWVASVTDSTTITLAQNDHLVEKIMRIYDKRITSKFGHIPFWCFPSPPGLTEIDDDQAPFVTLRDIITFPKVTYKYRCIVRVVSAFRSQEEDENRHYRVLLTLEDPTATLEAFLCDKDAEYFFGLGLQNTEMLRKKWNQLLGITRESSVSLATRNPPWIECCIFSYYTNKADPWNTRLYKIFGTRLLDLEAV from the exons atggagaggaagaagacaaagagTCAGGTCAAGCTGGTGAAACTAAAAGACGCCATTAACCTAATCGACCAACATGTTAATCTCCTTGGTATCGTTCGTGACCGAAAAGAACCCAAGCTCTGCCGCAACAACG CTTGGATATGTACGCTTTGTATAATCGATGATTCATACGAAAGACCTGGCCTTACTGTTAATGTATTCAGTAATAAGCGTGAAGAACTTCCGAACCACGATGGCATGATTCTGTTTCTAAACATCAAG ATGAAATGTTATGGTGGTGGGAACAGAGTAAATGCTGCCTGTAACAAAGGGGTTTCTTCCTTTGCCTTGTTTAAAAGACGAACCGACAAGGAGTTTATATGTTACCAACGCACCTCCAATTTTCCCGGTGAAGAGAGATACAAGAGTTCTATGGACGAGCTAGCCAAATTGTTTCCTACTAGTTGCAGCCTTGATCAAAATCtggagtttttatttttgagagaGATCAAGGAAGGAAAACCCTTCAATCTGCTGTGCAAG ATCCTCCTCCATGTCttcaatgaagaagaagacatgaGCACCATTTTCGTTTGGGATGGAACTGATGCACCCCCAGCTTCTAT TGGGTTTAAAGACAAGTCAGCTGTTAGCAATCTCTCAGTTCTCTCAAGAGATACATTGCGCAGCTTTCCCACTGTTGGAACCATATTGAGACTCTCTCTAAGTAATCATCTGTTATATGGTGTTAAACCTGGTGCCTGGGTGAAACTCTACCAGTTACTCTGTGTAGTTGATAAGGGATCTTGGGTAGCTAGTGTTACGGACTCCACAACGATTACTCTAGCACAAAATGATCATTTAGTAGAAAAGATTATGAG GATTTATGATAAGAGAATCACATCAAAGTTTGGGCACATTCCGTTTTGGTGTTTTCCATCTCCTCCGGGATTAACAG AAATAGATGACGATCAAGCCCCATTTGTTACACTCAGAGACATTATAACTTTCCCCAAG GTTACATACAAATACAGATGCATTGTTCGAGTCGTATCTGCATTTCGTTCGCAAGAAGAGGACGAGAATCGTCATTACCGAGTTTTGTTGACCCTGGAGGATCCAACAGCAACTTTGGAGGCTTTCTTATGCGACAAAGAcgca GAGTACTTTTTTGGTTTAGGGTTACAGAACACAGAGATGTTGAGGAAGAAGTGGAATCAGTTGCTTGGAATAACAAGGGAAAGCTCAGTATCTTTGGCTACAAGAAATCCACCATGGATCGAGTGCTGTATCTTCTCCTATTATACCAATAAAGCTGACCCTTGGAATACTAgattatacaaaatatttggCACTCGCCTTCTTGATTTAGAAGCTGTTTAG
- the LOC103839218 gene encoding WD repeat-containing protein WDS homolog, producing MENNEVLGSKGLLKKHEFVRILIQCLYSLGYKNSASCLEQESNISCKSSDFEFLEKQVLTGDWDSSLAVLDRVFDDSRRDDSRRNTALYLVLKQCLSEYLKRGETSLALSMLQKQAQVFRVGREKIHMLAFDVITSKEMEPGEVDTGLVQDLRRRLLAELEKLIPTPVVIPGRRLEHLVESAVMNQIDTCMYHNSWDAVSLYEDHRCGRDQIPSETVQVLVAHKNEVWFVQFSDSGKYLATASSDCTAIIWKVLDDNEVELMHTLQSHQNPVSFVSWSPDDSKLLTCGNAEVLKLWDVETGVLRHTFGNNDSVFTVSSCAWFPDSTRLVCGSSDPERGIVMWDTDGNEIKAWRGTRIPKVVDLAVTPDGESMITVFSDKEIRILNLESLVERVVTEEQAITSLSVSGDGKFFIVNLSSQEIHLWDLAGEWKQPLKFTGHRQSKYVIRSCFGGLDSSFIASGSEDSQVYIWNVKNKKPLEVLSGHSMTVNCVSWNPRNPRMLASASDDQTIRIWGPGKPNRLDSQKQ from the exons ATGGAGAATAATGAGGTTTTAGGGTCAAAAGGTTTGCTCAAGAAACACGAATTCGTCAGGATTCTCATCCAGTGCCTGTACTCATTAGGTTACAAGAACTCCGCTTCTTGTCTTGAACAAGAATCCAACATCTCCTGTAAATCCTCTGACTTCGAGTTTCTTGAAAAGCAAGTTTTGACCGGGGACTGGGATAGTTCCCTGGCCGTCCTCGACAGGGTTTTCGATGATTCGAGGAGGGACGACAGCAGGAGGAACACTGCTTTGTATCTGGTGCTGAAGCAGTGTTTGTCTGAGTATTTGAAACGAGGGGAGACTTCTTTGGCGTTGAGTATGCTGCAGAAGCAAGCTCAGGTGTTCCGTGTGGGGAGAGAGAAGATTCACATGCTTGCTTTTGATGTTATTACTTCGAAGGAGATGGAACCTGGTGAAGTTGATACCGGTTTGGTTCAAGATTTGAGGAGGAGGTTGTTGGCTGAGCTGGAGAAGCTGATTCCTACGCCTGTTGTTATTCCTGGGAGAAGGCTGGAGCATTTGGTGGAGTCTGCTGTGATGAACCAGATTGATACGTGTATGTATCATAACTCATGGGATGCAGTGTCACTCTACGAGGATCACCGTTGCGGTAGAGACCAAATCCCTTCAGAAACTGTTCAG GTTTTGGTGGCTCACAAAAATGAAGTGTGGTTTGTGCAATTTTCTGATAGTGGCAAGTATCTGGCCACTGCATCAAGCGATTGTACAGCTATCATATGGAAG GTACTGGATGACAACGAAGTGGAGCTGATGCACACGCTTCAGAGCCACCAAAATCCAGTTTCTTTTGTCTCGTGGAGCCCCGATGATTCAAAACTGCTTACGTGCGGAAACGCTGAGGTTCTGAAGCTATGGGATGTTGAGACAGGTGTGTTGAGACACACATTTGGAAACAACGATAGCGTATTCACTGTCAGCTCTTGCGCGTGGTTCCCTGACTCAACTCGGCTTGTCTGCGGCAGTTCTGACCCAGAGAGAGGGATTGTAATGTGGGATACTGATGGGAACGAGATCAAAGCCTGGAGAGGAACTAGAATTCCAAAG GTGGTGGATTTGGCTGTGACGCCGGATGGGGAGAGTATGATCACAGTGTTTTCGGATAAAGAGATCAGGATCTTGAATTTGGAGTCATTAGTGGAACGTGTTGTCACTGAGGAACAGGCGATTACTTCCCTTTCGGTTTCAGGTGATGGTAAGTTCTTTATAGTCAACTTGAGCAGCCAAGAGATACATCTTTGGGATCTTGCTGGAGAGTGGAAACAACCATTGAAGTTTACGGGTCACAGACAGAGCAAGTACGTGATACGGTCATGTTTTGGTGGGTTGGACAGTTCGTTCATCGCCAGTGGAAGTGAGGACTCACAG GTGTACATATGGAATGTGAAGAACAAGAAACCGCTTGAAGTGTTATCAGGTCATTCCATGACTGTCAACTGTGTGAGCTGGAACCCGAGAAATCCTCGGATGCTGGCCTCTGCGAGTGACGACCAAACCATCCGTATTTGGGGACCTGGGAAACCCAACCGGTTAGATAGCCAGAAACAGTAG